A region of Streptomyces halobius DNA encodes the following proteins:
- a CDS encoding alkaline phosphatase family protein: MSLFTRFHQQPNADVAATADEADEEPVTDAGPPPDGLPERIPDDASAGNDAAGGGTWRDRHPATARTIACATTALSAILVLLALLLPNQLALLTPGRFARIPVEGIFGAALLLVLPPKTRRVAAALAGAGLGLLTVLNLLDIGFNETLGRGFNPVFDWSLLDDGESFLQDSIGRAKAIGVAIGALALVLALLVVMTLAIVRLSNLMARHSATATRTTLVLGTVWVACTALGVQVAGVPVAAESAAGLVQNRAQQVRASLEDEQAFAKEAAADAFRDTPGDQLLTGLRGKDVIFTFIESYGRSAIEDPLVAPGVDAALADGTKRLRAAGYSARSGWLTSATYGGSSWLGHSTFMSGLWIDNQQRYRTLTAGDRLTLTGAFKRTGAWRTVGIMPGLTKGWPEASFYGLDRVYDSRDLGYKGPKFSWSTMPDQYALSAFERLERGRTHAKGQAGKRARQHAKPLMSFIALTSSHNPWAPLPKTIGWDEIGDGSVYNAIEKAGKKPVDVWKHTAQVRTEYGKSIQYSLHSLISYLQKYGTKNTVLVFLGDHQPVAKVSGDHASRDVPVTVVAHDPAVLKRISGWRWTPGLRPGPKAPVWRMDTFRDRFLTAYGPQPGSAPSRPTP; this comes from the coding sequence TTGTCACTCTTCACGCGCTTTCATCAGCAGCCGAATGCGGACGTGGCGGCTACGGCGGACGAGGCGGACGAAGAGCCAGTCACGGACGCGGGCCCGCCGCCGGACGGCCTTCCAGAGCGAATCCCGGACGACGCCTCCGCGGGTAACGACGCCGCTGGTGGCGGCACCTGGCGCGACCGTCACCCGGCCACCGCGCGGACCATCGCCTGCGCCACCACAGCCCTCTCCGCCATCCTGGTCCTCCTCGCCCTCCTCCTGCCGAATCAGCTCGCCCTCCTGACCCCGGGTCGGTTCGCGCGGATCCCGGTGGAGGGCATCTTCGGTGCCGCCCTGCTGCTCGTCCTCCCACCGAAGACGAGGCGGGTGGCGGCTGCCCTCGCCGGGGCCGGTCTCGGCCTGCTGACCGTGCTGAACCTCCTCGACATCGGCTTCAACGAGACTCTCGGCCGAGGGTTCAACCCGGTGTTCGACTGGAGCCTGCTCGACGATGGCGAATCGTTCCTCCAGGACTCGATCGGCCGGGCGAAGGCGATCGGTGTCGCGATCGGAGCCCTGGCCCTCGTGCTCGCCCTGCTCGTCGTCATGACGCTGGCGATCGTCCGGCTCAGCAATCTCATGGCCCGGCACAGCGCCACCGCGACCCGTACCACCCTGGTGCTCGGGACCGTCTGGGTCGCCTGCACAGCGCTCGGCGTGCAGGTGGCCGGCGTGCCGGTCGCCGCAGAGAGCGCGGCCGGGCTCGTACAGAACCGTGCGCAGCAGGTGCGGGCGAGCCTGGAGGACGAGCAGGCGTTCGCGAAAGAGGCCGCCGCCGACGCGTTCCGCGACACCCCGGGCGACCAGTTGCTGACCGGACTGCGCGGCAAGGACGTCATCTTCACGTTCATAGAGAGTTACGGACGCAGCGCCATCGAGGACCCGTTGGTGGCGCCGGGAGTCGACGCCGCCCTCGCCGACGGGACCAAACGGCTGCGTGCTGCCGGGTACTCCGCACGGAGCGGCTGGCTCACCTCGGCGACCTATGGCGGGAGCAGCTGGCTGGGCCACTCCACGTTCATGTCGGGCCTGTGGATCGACAACCAACAGCGCTACCGCACCCTCACCGCCGGCGACCGCCTGACCCTCACCGGCGCCTTCAAACGCACCGGTGCCTGGCGAACAGTCGGCATCATGCCGGGCCTCACCAAGGGGTGGCCGGAGGCATCCTTCTACGGCCTCGACCGCGTCTACGACTCCCGGGACCTCGGCTACAAAGGCCCGAAGTTCAGCTGGTCGACGATGCCCGACCAGTACGCCCTGTCGGCCTTCGAGCGCCTGGAACGCGGCAGGACCCATGCCAAGGGGCAGGCCGGGAAGCGAGCCAGGCAACACGCGAAGCCGCTGATGTCGTTCATCGCCCTCACCTCCAGCCACAACCCCTGGGCGCCCCTCCCCAAGACGATCGGCTGGGACGAGATCGGTGACGGCTCCGTCTACAACGCCATTGAGAAGGCGGGCAAGAAACCCGTGGACGTCTGGAAACACACCGCCCAAGTACGCACCGAGTACGGCAAGTCCATCCAGTACTCGCTGCACAGCCTCATCTCGTACCTGCAGAAGTACGGCACCAAGAACACCGTCCTCGTCTTCCTCGGCGACCACCAGCCCGTCGCGAAGGTCTCCGGCGACCACGCAAGCCGTGACGTCCCGGTCACCGTCGTCGCCCACGACCCGGCAGTGCTGAAGCGCATCTCCGGCTGGCGCTGGACGCCCGGCCTGAGGCCCGGCCCGAAGGCACCGGTCTGGCGCATGGACACCTTCCGCGACCGCTTCCTGACCGCTTACGGCCCGCAGCCCGGTTCCGCTCCGTCCCGGCCCACCCCATAA
- a CDS encoding glycine/sarcosine N-methyltransferase has protein sequence MQPAQEFGDNPVEVRETGHYTEEYVPSFVDKWDSLIDWEKRAESEGNFFIDLLRKWGVRSVLDVATGTGFHSVRLLAAGFETVSADGSAEMLARAFGNGTQQGGHILRVVQADWRWLNRDVHGEYDAIVCLGNSFTHLFSERDRRKALAEFYAMLKHDGILVLDQRNYDAILDDGYTSKHRYYYCGEDVIVEPEYVDEGLCRMRYGFPDGSTYHLNMFPLRKDYTRRLMSDVGFQRIETYGDFQHTYRGEQPDFFVHVAEKEYRMEDEGQYEGAVSTARSYYNSPDADTFYATVWGGEDIHIGLYESPTEPIADASRRTVARMASKLELTRDSMVLDLGSGFGGSARYLAETYGCRVLALNLSEVENQRHKELNSARALTDRIEVVDGSFEDIPYPDDQVDVIWSQDAFLHSGNRVQVLEEIARVLRPGGHLIFTDPMAAADGGSTDVLQPILDRIHLDDLGSPGFYTRELNRLGFTAVDGGFEEHREQLVNHYTRVLEETERQEAAGLARKISHDYLAQMKKGLGHWIDGGREKHLTWGIFHFRLDAGD, from the coding sequence GTGCAACCGGCCCAAGAGTTCGGCGACAACCCTGTCGAAGTACGAGAAACCGGGCACTACACGGAGGAGTATGTCCCCAGTTTTGTCGATAAGTGGGACTCGCTCATAGATTGGGAGAAGAGGGCGGAAAGCGAAGGAAATTTCTTCATCGACCTGCTGCGCAAGTGGGGCGTGCGGAGTGTGCTCGACGTCGCGACGGGCACAGGCTTCCACTCCGTACGGCTGCTGGCTGCCGGATTTGAGACCGTGAGCGCGGACGGCAGCGCGGAAATGCTGGCGAGGGCCTTCGGGAACGGTACGCAACAGGGCGGGCACATCCTGCGAGTCGTCCAGGCGGACTGGCGGTGGCTCAACAGAGACGTCCACGGGGAGTACGACGCCATCGTCTGCCTCGGCAACTCCTTCACGCATCTCTTCTCGGAGCGTGACCGGCGCAAGGCACTGGCCGAGTTCTACGCCATGCTCAAGCACGACGGAATTCTCGTACTCGACCAGCGCAATTACGATGCGATCCTGGACGACGGGTACACGAGCAAGCACAGGTACTACTACTGCGGTGAGGACGTCATCGTAGAGCCGGAGTACGTCGACGAGGGTCTGTGCCGTATGCGGTACGGCTTCCCGGACGGCTCCACGTACCACCTCAACATGTTCCCCCTGCGGAAGGACTACACCCGGCGACTGATGTCCGACGTAGGTTTCCAGCGCATCGAGACCTATGGCGACTTCCAGCACACCTACCGGGGGGAACAGCCGGACTTCTTCGTGCATGTGGCGGAGAAGGAGTACCGGATGGAGGACGAGGGGCAGTACGAAGGCGCGGTCAGCACCGCCCGCAGCTACTACAACTCGCCCGACGCCGACACCTTCTACGCCACGGTGTGGGGCGGCGAGGACATCCACATCGGCCTCTACGAAAGCCCCACGGAGCCCATCGCGGACGCCAGCCGGCGCACCGTCGCACGGATGGCGTCGAAGCTGGAGCTGACCCGGGATTCCATGGTGCTCGATCTCGGTTCCGGGTTCGGCGGCTCGGCACGGTACCTGGCAGAGACGTACGGCTGCCGGGTCCTCGCACTCAACCTCAGCGAGGTGGAGAACCAGCGCCACAAGGAGCTGAATTCGGCCCGCGCGCTGACCGACAGGATCGAGGTCGTGGACGGGTCCTTCGAGGACATCCCGTACCCGGACGACCAGGTCGATGTCATCTGGTCCCAGGACGCCTTCCTGCACAGCGGGAACCGGGTACAGGTCCTTGAGGAGATCGCGCGGGTGCTGCGGCCCGGCGGCCACCTCATCTTCACCGACCCGATGGCGGCGGCGGACGGCGGCTCCACCGACGTGCTGCAGCCGATTCTCGACCGGATCCATCTGGACGACCTGGGCTCACCCGGCTTCTACACACGCGAGCTGAACCGGCTCGGATTCACCGCCGTCGACGGTGGCTTCGAAGAGCACCGTGAGCAGTTGGTGAACCACTACACGCGGGTCCTTGAGGAGACCGAGCGTCAAGAGGCCGCAGGGCTGGCCAGGAAGATCAGCCACGACTACCTCGCCCAGATGAAGAAGGGGCTCGGCCACTGGATCGACGGTGGTCGCGAGAAGCACCTCACCTGGGGCATCTTCCACTTCAGGCTCGACGCCGGCGACTGA